A single window of Bordetella genomosp. 11 DNA harbors:
- a CDS encoding cysteine hydrolase family protein, whose translation MTALWESYLSEQDAAVLRRGGFGKRMGFGQCPALVVIDAQKYMVGALGEDADWPSSCGDVGRASVAAIAQVVSAAQQAQVPCFFTRFEVERDGSDIGGYRRKRGLLDSERWCLAGTLGAELVDALHPAAGDVVFVKKKPSGFHGTPLLGYLIDRGVDTVIVMGGATSNCIRATVFDSASYNFRTIVPQECVFDRIPISHAISLFDMNRQFADVVPMAQVLEYLRLPRERRMDFGAEDNR comes from the coding sequence ATGACGGCTCTCTGGGAATCCTATCTGTCGGAGCAGGACGCGGCGGTCCTGCGGCGCGGCGGCTTCGGCAAGCGCATGGGCTTCGGCCAGTGCCCGGCGCTGGTCGTTATCGACGCGCAGAAGTACATGGTGGGCGCGCTGGGGGAGGACGCCGATTGGCCCTCCAGCTGCGGCGATGTGGGCCGCGCGTCGGTCGCCGCCATCGCGCAGGTCGTCAGCGCGGCGCAGCAGGCCCAGGTGCCGTGCTTCTTCACGCGCTTCGAGGTGGAGCGCGACGGCAGCGATATCGGCGGCTACCGCCGCAAGCGTGGGCTGCTGGACAGCGAGCGCTGGTGCCTGGCCGGCACGCTGGGCGCCGAACTGGTGGACGCCCTGCATCCCGCGGCGGGCGACGTCGTATTCGTGAAGAAGAAGCCCAGCGGCTTTCACGGCACGCCTTTGCTGGGCTATCTGATCGACCGCGGCGTGGATACCGTCATCGTCATGGGCGGCGCGACCAGCAATTGCATCCGCGCCACGGTCTTCGATTCCGCTTCGTACAACTTCCGCACCATCGTGCCGCAGGAGTGCGTGTTCGATCGGATTCCGATTTCGCATGCCATCAGCCTGTTCGACATGAACCGGCAGTTCGCGGACGTCGTGCCGATGGCGCAGGTGCTGGAGTACCTGCGCTTGCCGCGCGAGCGCCGCATGGACTTCGGCGCGGAAGACAACCGCTGA
- a CDS encoding CaiB/BaiF CoA transferase family protein: protein MTPTDPGSHPPAGDAADRGPLAGVKVLDLSGYIAGPYGCTLLADQGAEVIKVEPPQGDNLRNYPSTLAAEGRAFLGVNRGKLGVQLDLKNPAAHEVLLRLVEQADVLVHNFRPTVPPRLGIDYDTLRARNPRLIYCALTGYGDSGPLKDSAGYDQVLQTMTGICTFQGAPGDAEIVYGSVVDYYAAALLAGSVSSALYQRERTGQGSYVGVSLLGSALAMQSARFIWAENEPREVWRDMRSGGITGLHPTREGSIYLSANTPHFWEALCELVGLPDMAADPRYDSVRKRAEHADEIVPRLRQALRAHTALEWEEIFGVRVPCAPARPIEDMFDHPQVAAQDMVHTYRHPVVGSYRGLARPVRFGEGPVAAPRAAPTLGQHTEQVLRDGGWTDAELDRLRAAGVLG, encoded by the coding sequence TTGACTCCAACTGATCCCGGATCACATCCTCCCGCGGGCGACGCCGCCGATCGCGGCCCGCTCGCCGGCGTCAAGGTGCTTGACCTCAGCGGCTATATCGCCGGACCGTATGGCTGCACGCTGCTGGCCGACCAGGGCGCGGAAGTCATCAAGGTGGAACCGCCGCAGGGCGACAACCTGCGCAACTATCCTTCCACGCTGGCCGCCGAGGGCCGCGCCTTCCTGGGCGTGAACCGCGGCAAGCTGGGCGTGCAGCTGGACCTGAAAAACCCCGCCGCCCACGAGGTCCTGCTACGGCTGGTAGAGCAGGCCGACGTCCTGGTGCATAACTTCCGTCCCACCGTCCCGCCCCGGCTGGGCATCGACTACGACACCCTGCGCGCGCGCAATCCGCGCCTGATCTATTGCGCGCTTACCGGCTATGGCGATAGCGGCCCGCTGAAGGACAGCGCCGGCTACGACCAGGTGCTGCAGACCATGACCGGCATCTGCACCTTCCAGGGCGCGCCCGGCGATGCCGAGATCGTGTATGGGTCCGTGGTGGACTACTACGCGGCGGCGCTGCTGGCCGGCAGTGTCTCCTCCGCCCTGTACCAGCGCGAACGCACGGGGCAGGGCTCGTACGTCGGGGTATCGCTTCTGGGCAGCGCGTTGGCCATGCAATCGGCGCGTTTTATCTGGGCCGAAAACGAACCGCGCGAGGTCTGGCGCGACATGCGTTCCGGCGGCATCACCGGCCTGCATCCCACCCGCGAAGGCAGCATCTATCTCTCGGCCAACACGCCTCATTTCTGGGAGGCGCTATGCGAGCTTGTCGGCCTGCCCGACATGGCGGCGGACCCGCGCTACGACAGCGTGCGCAAGCGCGCCGAGCATGCGGACGAGATCGTGCCCAGGCTGCGCCAGGCCCTGCGCGCCCATACCGCGCTGGAATGGGAGGAAATTTTCGGCGTACGCGTACCGTGCGCCCCGGCGCGTCCCATCGAGGACATGTTCGACCATCCGCAGGTGGCGGCGCAGGACATGGTGCATACCTACCGGCATCCCGTCGTCGGCAGCTATCGGGGCTTGGCGCGTCCGGTACGCTTCGGCGAAGGGCCGGTCGCGGCGCCGCGCGCCGCGCCCACGCTGGGCCAGCATACCGAACAGGTGCTGCGCGACGGCGGGTGGACCGATGCCGAACTGGACCGCCTGCGTGCCGCGGGCGTCCTCGGCTGA
- a CDS encoding Lrp/AsnC family transcriptional regulator: protein MGDTLKNHESPLDAVDRRLITLLTANARAPVAELARTVGMSSPSVADRLRRLEESGVIRGYTVDIDPAALGYTLEAIVRVRPMPGQLRHVETLLKEIPEFIECDKVTGEDCFVARVVLRGIGHLDRILDRVTEYAETNTAIIKDATLRRRLPPLG from the coding sequence ATGGGAGATACCCTTAAAAATCATGAAAGCCCCCTGGATGCGGTCGACCGGCGCCTGATCACGCTGCTCACCGCCAACGCCCGGGCCCCTGTCGCCGAGCTGGCCAGGACGGTTGGCATGTCCTCGCCCAGCGTGGCCGACCGCCTGCGGCGCCTGGAGGAGTCGGGTGTCATCCGCGGCTATACGGTGGATATCGATCCGGCCGCCCTTGGGTACACGCTGGAAGCGATCGTGCGCGTGCGGCCCATGCCGGGGCAATTGCGCCATGTGGAGACGCTGCTGAAGGAAATTCCGGAATTCATCGAGTGCGACAAGGTGACGGGAGAAGACTGCTTCGTCGCGCGCGTGGTGCTGCGCGGCATCGGCCACCTGGACCGGATCCTGGACCGTGTCACCGAGTACGCGGAAACCAATACCGCCATCATCAAGGATGCAACCCTGCGCCGTCGCTTGCCGCCCCTGGGGTGA
- a CDS encoding DMT family transporter — translation MATSNERTGVVQMSSAMAMSGTLGYFVLQSGQTPLNVVFFRCVFGALALLVYCHARGLLSRRYFTGASLLMAVAAGAALVMNWVLLFSAYRLASISLSTAVYNFQPFFLMALGALFLGERPSITKIAWAVVAFGGLLLLLQLKAAQLSWHDSHLLGLALGLGAGALYAVTAIIVKRLAHIPPHLLALVQAAVGIVMLAPMADFSALPTLPSQWGCLVVLGVVHTCLMYILLYSAIQKLATPMLAALSFIYPAVAILVDYAFFGQHLDLAQALGIALILLAVAGVTLNWRLWPAKITRMA, via the coding sequence ATGGCGACATCGAATGAACGCACCGGCGTCGTGCAAATGAGCAGCGCGATGGCGATGTCCGGGACCTTGGGCTACTTCGTGCTGCAGTCGGGGCAGACACCGTTGAATGTCGTGTTCTTCCGCTGTGTCTTCGGCGCGCTGGCGCTGCTGGTCTATTGCCATGCGCGCGGCCTGCTGTCGCGCCGCTACTTCACGGGCGCCAGCCTGCTGATGGCGGTGGCGGCCGGCGCGGCGCTGGTCATGAACTGGGTACTGCTGTTCTCGGCGTACCGGCTGGCCTCGATTTCCCTGTCGACGGCGGTCTACAACTTCCAACCCTTCTTCCTGATGGCGCTGGGCGCGCTCTTCCTGGGCGAGCGGCCCAGTATCACGAAGATCGCCTGGGCGGTCGTCGCGTTCGGCGGACTGTTGCTGCTGCTGCAACTGAAGGCCGCGCAGCTATCCTGGCACGACAGCCACCTGTTGGGCCTGGCCCTGGGCCTGGGCGCGGGCGCGCTCTACGCCGTCACCGCGATCATCGTCAAGCGCCTGGCACACATTCCGCCGCACCTGTTGGCGCTGGTGCAGGCGGCAGTGGGCATCGTCATGCTCGCGCCCATGGCGGATTTCTCGGCATTGCCCACGCTGCCGTCGCAATGGGGTTGCCTGGTCGTGCTGGGCGTGGTGCATACCTGCCTGATGTACATCCTGCTCTACTCCGCCATCCAGAAGCTGGCCACGCCCATGCTGGCCGCCTTGTCGTTCATCTATCCCGCGGTCGCCATCCTGGTCGACTATGCCTTCTTCGGGCAGCACCTGGACCTTGCCCAGGCGCTGGGCATCGCGCTGATCCTCCTGGCCGTGGCGGGCGTGACGCTGAACTGGCGGCTGTGGCCGGCGAAAATCACCCGCATGGCTTAA
- a CDS encoding biotin--protein ligase: MHGEYKVPGGKLVVADLQVDGGALAQVSISGDFFLEPPEALAEIDRALTGLPAQATEAEIALAVALALPRGTEMFGFSPEAVAVAVRRALA; this comes from the coding sequence ATGCATGGCGAATACAAGGTGCCCGGCGGCAAGCTGGTCGTGGCGGACCTGCAGGTCGACGGCGGTGCGCTGGCCCAGGTCAGCATCAGCGGCGATTTTTTTCTCGAACCGCCGGAGGCACTGGCGGAAATCGACCGGGCCCTGACCGGCCTGCCGGCGCAGGCGACGGAGGCCGAAATCGCCCTGGCCGTCGCCCTGGCCCTGCCGCGCGGCACGGAGATGTTCGGATTCTCGCCGGAAGCCGTGGCGGTCGCAGTGCGGAGGGCGCTCGCATGA
- a CDS encoding lipoate--protein ligase family protein: protein MTRTAWRDHDWQLIREDARTPLQHMALDAVLCDEVAAGRRPPTLRFWEWATPAVVIGRFQSLKNEVDPDGARRHGVEVVRRVSGGGAMFVEPGNTITYSIYAPLSLVEGMSFQESYAFLDQWTLQALQSLGIKAWYQPLNDITSEGGKIGGAAQARRGKAVLHHVTMAYDIDADKMVQVLRIGREKLSDKGTTSAKKRVDPLLTQTGMPRERIIDRMIEVFRDTHGLRPGVIAEAELAEADRQARERFATEAWLTQVP from the coding sequence ATGACACGCACCGCATGGCGCGACCACGATTGGCAGTTGATCCGCGAAGACGCGCGCACGCCCTTGCAGCACATGGCCCTGGACGCCGTGCTCTGCGACGAAGTGGCGGCGGGACGCCGCCCTCCTACCCTGCGTTTCTGGGAATGGGCCACGCCCGCCGTGGTCATCGGGCGATTCCAGTCGCTGAAGAACGAGGTCGATCCGGACGGCGCGCGCCGCCACGGTGTCGAAGTGGTGCGTCGCGTCAGCGGCGGCGGCGCGATGTTCGTCGAGCCCGGCAACACCATCACCTACTCCATCTATGCACCGTTGTCGCTGGTGGAAGGCATGAGCTTCCAGGAATCCTATGCCTTCCTGGACCAATGGACGCTGCAGGCCCTGCAGTCGCTCGGCATCAAGGCCTGGTACCAGCCCTTGAACGACATTACATCCGAAGGCGGCAAGATCGGCGGCGCGGCGCAGGCACGGCGCGGCAAGGCCGTGCTGCATCACGTCACCATGGCCTACGATATCGACGCCGACAAGATGGTGCAGGTGTTGCGGATCGGCCGGGAAAAGCTTTCCGACAAGGGCACGACCAGCGCGAAGAAGCGCGTTGATCCGCTGCTTACCCAGACGGGGATGCCGCGGGAACGGATTATCGATCGCATGATCGAAGTCTTCCGTGACACGCATGGGCTGCGGCCGGGCGTCATCGCCGAAGCGGAACTGGCCGAGGCGGATCGCCAGGCGCGCGAACGTTTCGCCACCGAAGCCTGGCTGACGCAAGTGCCGTGA
- a CDS encoding RsiV family protein: protein MRPAARGMLACLLALLAACGSSPPADISLASRTAPAADAGDVKVDSVKWTRTKPGCKGECPRIEVDSIAFPGIPRLTALIDHVLAYMTGVDRNRRGPYETLNEYAQFFFQTAQPRDQTWFKASVKDTVGDIIAIELHTDQYVTGAAHPIPATQYMNWERSKGRVLALGEAILPGRGPQYVEALKAAHARWLKTNDDYKRDPAAYDKLWPYEPSDNFALTREGMTVKYEAYSIAPYFYGEPELQIPYKDLVGILRPEFIPTRH, encoded by the coding sequence ATGCGCCCTGCGGCGCGCGGCATGCTGGCCTGCCTGCTGGCGCTGCTGGCCGCCTGCGGCAGTTCGCCGCCCGCCGACATCAGCCTGGCGTCGCGGACCGCGCCGGCGGCCGACGCCGGTGACGTCAAGGTCGATAGCGTCAAATGGACCCGCACCAAGCCGGGCTGCAAGGGCGAATGTCCGCGCATCGAAGTGGACTCCATCGCCTTTCCCGGGATCCCCAGACTGACCGCCCTGATCGACCACGTGCTGGCCTATATGACCGGCGTGGACCGCAACCGGCGCGGACCGTACGAAACGCTGAACGAGTATGCCCAGTTCTTTTTCCAGACCGCGCAGCCGCGCGACCAGACCTGGTTCAAGGCCAGCGTCAAGGATACGGTGGGCGACATCATCGCCATCGAGTTGCATACGGATCAGTACGTGACCGGCGCGGCGCACCCCATCCCGGCCACGCAATACATGAATTGGGAACGCAGCAAAGGCCGTGTGCTTGCCCTGGGCGAAGCCATCCTGCCGGGCCGCGGGCCGCAATACGTGGAGGCCCTGAAGGCGGCGCATGCCCGCTGGCTGAAAACCAACGACGACTACAAGCGCGACCCCGCCGCCTATGACAAGCTGTGGCCCTACGAGCCCTCGGACAATTTCGCGCTGACCCGCGAAGGCATGACGGTGAAGTACGAGGCCTACTCCATCGCGCCCTATTTCTACGGCGAACCCGAACTGCAGATTCCCTACAAGGACCTGGTGGGCATCCTGCGGCCGGAATTCATTCCCACCCGTCACTGA
- a CDS encoding aldehyde dehydrogenase family protein yields MGKIQSYIHGETVDHAGKIFCCVSPVDASPVGDLVDAPDEVVARAVQDAEQAFRTARKLPAADRIGWLLKAADAIEAHAAELVELIIRDIGKPRRAATFEVGRAAQFIRATAAQAQTFGGECLPLDVTQPGAGRIGITRHVPYGVVAAITPFNAPINLLIQKVAPALAVGNTVVVKPHPAGTRVALKVAELFVKAGLPAGMFNVVTGDRGPALALAGAPEVAVVTFTGGTKAGEALIRAAGARKFVAELGSNAANIVLDDADLRDAATRIAAAGFEASGQQCVSAQRVIVATGVYEEFLAHFVKAASALRAGDPNDPQMDLGPMVSLAQAERVMAMARGAVASGGRYALEPRQDKCMVTPGILVDVPRSASLWCDEVFGPLVLVERAADVDEALRLANDSPFGLQGAVFTRDIARALRFADEFDVGSMWINEASRFRLDTYPFGGVKQSGFGREGVRYAMEELSQLKFVGIRPVA; encoded by the coding sequence GTGGGCAAGATCCAGAGTTACATCCATGGCGAGACGGTCGACCATGCGGGCAAGATTTTTTGCTGCGTTTCGCCCGTCGATGCTTCCCCTGTCGGCGATCTCGTCGACGCCCCCGATGAAGTCGTGGCGCGGGCCGTCCAGGATGCCGAACAGGCATTTCGGACGGCCCGCAAGCTGCCGGCAGCCGATCGTATCGGCTGGCTGCTGAAGGCGGCCGATGCCATCGAGGCCCATGCGGCCGAGCTGGTGGAATTGATCATCCGCGACATCGGCAAACCGCGCCGGGCCGCCACCTTCGAAGTCGGCCGGGCCGCGCAATTCATACGCGCCACCGCCGCGCAGGCACAGACTTTCGGCGGCGAATGCCTGCCGCTCGACGTCACCCAGCCGGGCGCCGGCCGCATCGGTATCACCCGGCATGTTCCATACGGCGTGGTCGCCGCGATCACGCCCTTCAACGCGCCGATCAACCTGCTTATCCAGAAGGTCGCCCCCGCGCTGGCCGTAGGCAATACCGTGGTGGTCAAGCCGCATCCAGCCGGCACCCGGGTGGCGCTCAAGGTTGCCGAGCTCTTCGTGAAGGCCGGCCTGCCCGCGGGTATGTTCAACGTCGTGACGGGCGACCGCGGCCCGGCGCTGGCACTGGCTGGCGCTCCGGAAGTGGCGGTGGTCACCTTTACCGGCGGGACGAAGGCGGGCGAAGCGTTGATCCGCGCCGCCGGCGCCCGCAAGTTCGTCGCCGAGCTCGGCTCGAATGCCGCCAACATCGTCCTGGACGATGCCGACCTGCGCGACGCGGCCACGCGGATCGCCGCCGCGGGTTTCGAAGCCAGCGGACAGCAATGCGTATCGGCCCAGCGCGTGATCGTCGCGACGGGCGTTTATGAGGAATTCCTGGCGCACTTCGTCAAGGCCGCCAGCGCTTTGCGTGCCGGCGACCCCAACGATCCGCAGATGGACCTGGGCCCCATGGTGTCGCTGGCGCAGGCCGAGCGCGTCATGGCGATGGCGCGCGGCGCGGTCGCCAGCGGCGGCCGGTATGCCCTCGAGCCGCGCCAGGACAAATGCATGGTGACGCCGGGCATCCTGGTCGATGTGCCGCGCAGCGCCAGCCTGTGGTGCGACGAGGTCTTCGGCCCGCTGGTGCTGGTCGAACGGGCGGCCGACGTCGACGAGGCGCTGCGGCTGGCCAACGATTCTCCTTTCGGGCTGCAAGGCGCCGTGTTTACGCGGGATATCGCGCGGGCCCTGCGCTTCGCCGACGAATTCGACGTGGGTTCCATGTGGATCAACGAGGCCAGCCGTTTCCGGCTGGATACCTACCCCTTCGGCGGCGTCAAGCAGTCCGGATTCGGCCGGGAGGGCGTGCGCTATGCGATGGAGGAGCTGTCGCAACTGAAATTCGTCGGCATCCGGCCGGTGGCCTGA
- a CDS encoding alpha/beta hydrolase, with amino-acid sequence MDTPPEIPASLRHLLADIGPTWGRDVANNVRRIVDAYTPILARAPKDDIEAARDLPYGDDERQRLDVYTPGRDGRRPVVLFVHGGAFVDGHRDRSPEIYANVLYYFARQGCVGVNMEYRLAPAHTYPSGTQDVAAAVAWVREHIARYGGDPTRIYLMGHSAGAAHAASYAYDKRHQPDDGHGLAGLIVVSGRVRAENIAENPNARKVEAYYGADPARYDDVSPVTHVDAQSPPTMVAFAEYENPLIDLYCLELAGRLAAARRRAPRLAYARGHNHTSIIAHFNTAEDWLGREIMEFIHDCARRAVPQDAQPSTIRSESGDPSWPNCS; translated from the coding sequence ATGGACACGCCGCCCGAGATCCCTGCATCCCTGCGCCACCTATTGGCCGACATCGGTCCCACCTGGGGCCGGGATGTCGCCAATAATGTGCGCCGCATCGTCGACGCCTATACGCCCATCCTGGCACGCGCGCCCAAGGACGATATAGAAGCGGCCCGCGACCTGCCTTACGGCGACGACGAACGCCAGCGCCTGGACGTCTACACACCAGGGCGCGACGGGCGCCGCCCGGTGGTCCTGTTCGTGCATGGCGGCGCCTTCGTGGACGGACATCGGGACCGGAGTCCGGAAATCTATGCCAATGTGCTGTACTACTTCGCGCGCCAGGGTTGCGTCGGCGTCAACATGGAATACAGGCTGGCACCCGCGCATACCTATCCCAGCGGCACCCAGGATGTCGCGGCCGCCGTGGCCTGGGTACGCGAGCATATCGCCCGCTACGGCGGCGACCCGACGCGGATATACCTGATGGGACATTCCGCGGGTGCCGCGCATGCCGCCTCGTACGCCTACGACAAACGCCACCAGCCTGACGACGGGCACGGCCTGGCCGGCCTGATCGTTGTCAGCGGGCGGGTTCGCGCCGAAAACATCGCCGAAAATCCGAATGCCCGCAAGGTCGAGGCCTATTACGGCGCCGACCCGGCGCGCTACGACGACGTATCGCCCGTGACGCACGTGGATGCGCAGAGCCCGCCGACAATGGTGGCCTTCGCGGAGTACGAAAACCCGCTCATCGACCTGTATTGCCTGGAACTGGCCGGCCGGCTCGCCGCGGCCAGGCGCCGGGCGCCGCGCCTGGCCTATGCCCGCGGCCACAACCACACGTCCATCATCGCCCACTTCAATACGGCCGAGGACTGGCTGGGCAGGGAAATCATGGAATTCATTCACGACTGCGCGCGCCGGGCAGTGCCCCAGGACGCGCAGCCTTCTACCATCCGCTCTGAATCTGGAGATCCATCGTGGCCAAATTGCAGTTGA
- a CDS encoding 4,5-dihydroxyphthalate decarboxylase, translating to MVAKLQLSLGVCDYDRTRAVLDGRAPVEGCDIIGVAVEPEEAFHRAFRFQEFDITEMSLSSHTMMTSRGQNDYVAIPAFVSRLFRHSGVYVRTDRGIRSGADLAGKKIGLPEYQITANVWIRGILQDDFGLRPASVHWRRGGLEDAGRGERAPIKLPADIDLQQIPDDKTLSGMLESGELDGLISARAPSCFLRGAPNVDRLFPNYRETEADYFRRTGIFPTMHVIGIRKALVDQHPWLPVSIFKAFIKAKEFAMYELGQIGHLFNSLPWGVAEFEDARKLMGDDYWSYGYEANKHVLETFTRYHHEQGLSARKVAPEELFAESSLDLTKI from the coding sequence ATCGTGGCCAAATTGCAGTTGAGTCTGGGAGTGTGCGACTACGACCGCACGCGCGCGGTGCTGGACGGGCGCGCGCCCGTCGAGGGTTGCGACATCATCGGCGTGGCGGTCGAGCCCGAAGAGGCCTTCCATCGGGCTTTCCGCTTCCAGGAGTTCGACATTACCGAAATGTCCCTGAGCAGCCACACCATGATGACCTCGCGCGGACAGAACGATTACGTGGCCATCCCCGCCTTCGTCTCGCGGCTGTTTCGCCATTCCGGCGTGTATGTCCGCACCGACCGCGGCATTCGCAGCGGCGCGGACCTGGCGGGCAAGAAGATCGGCCTGCCGGAATACCAGATCACGGCGAATGTCTGGATACGCGGGATCCTGCAGGACGATTTCGGCCTGCGTCCGGCTTCGGTGCACTGGCGGCGCGGCGGCCTGGAGGACGCGGGCCGCGGCGAACGCGCGCCGATCAAGCTTCCCGCCGATATCGACCTGCAGCAGATTCCGGACGACAAGACGCTGTCGGGCATGCTGGAATCCGGGGAACTGGATGGACTGATCAGCGCGCGCGCACCTTCCTGTTTCCTGCGGGGCGCACCCAATGTCGACCGGCTGTTCCCCAACTACCGCGAAACCGAGGCGGACTACTTCCGGCGCACCGGCATCTTCCCCACCATGCACGTCATCGGCATCCGCAAAGCGCTCGTCGACCAGCATCCCTGGCTGCCGGTAAGCATCTTCAAGGCCTTCATCAAGGCCAAGGAGTTCGCGATGTACGAACTGGGACAGATCGGCCATCTGTTCAACAGCCTGCCATGGGGCGTCGCCGAATTCGAGGATGCCCGCAAGCTGATGGGCGACGATTACTGGAGCTATGGCTACGAAGCCAACAAGCACGTACTCGAAACCTTTACCCGCTACCATCACGAGCAGGGCCTGTCGGCGCGCAAGGTCGCGCCGGAGGAACTATTCGCCGAATCGTCGCTCGACCTTACCAAGATCTAG
- a CDS encoding FAD binding domain-containing protein yields the protein MKPAPFNLHLPGTLEEALRLLAGAPNARVIAGGQSLMPMLNLRLAMPDDVIDLNGVEGLSYIREEDGEIAIGAMTRQRDLEFSALIADRLPILRAAILNVGHRQTRNRGTIGGSVCHMDPSAELPTMCVLLGARMVVHGARGRREVPAAAFGSGLMSTCLAADEILTEIRIRPWVPGHGWHFVEYARRHGDFAVASASALVERDASGKLARAALALGGVCPTPVRLADAERLLVDGNGAPEALRAAAEQACQCEALEDPAYPAWYRQRLAGRLLHRAMEHALAGAGAPRGSMQ from the coding sequence GTGAAACCCGCGCCATTCAATCTGCATTTGCCCGGCACGCTGGAAGAGGCCTTGCGCCTGCTCGCCGGGGCGCCGAACGCGCGCGTCATCGCGGGCGGGCAGTCGCTCATGCCGATGCTCAACCTGCGCCTGGCCATGCCGGACGACGTCATCGACCTCAATGGCGTGGAGGGCCTGAGCTATATCCGCGAAGAGGACGGCGAGATCGCCATCGGCGCCATGACCCGCCAGCGGGACCTGGAGTTCTCCGCGCTGATCGCCGATCGCCTGCCTATCCTGCGCGCCGCCATCCTGAATGTCGGCCACCGGCAGACCCGCAATCGCGGCACCATCGGCGGCAGCGTATGCCATATGGATCCATCGGCCGAGCTCCCCACCATGTGCGTGCTGCTGGGTGCCCGCATGGTCGTGCACGGCGCGCGCGGACGCCGCGAGGTACCCGCCGCCGCGTTCGGCTCGGGCCTGATGTCGACCTGCCTGGCCGCCGACGAAATCCTGACGGAGATCCGGATACGCCCCTGGGTGCCCGGACATGGCTGGCACTTCGTCGAATACGCCCGGCGCCATGGCGATTTCGCGGTTGCGTCGGCTTCCGCCCTGGTGGAACGGGACGCGTCGGGCAAGCTGGCGCGGGCCGCTCTCGCGCTGGGTGGCGTGTGCCCGACGCCGGTGCGACTGGCCGACGCCGAACGGCTCCTGGTCGACGGCAACGGCGCGCCGGAGGCACTGCGCGCCGCCGCCGAGCAGGCGTGCCAATGCGAGGCCCTGGAGGATCCTGCCTATCCCGCGTGGTATCGCCAGCGTCTGGCCGGCCGCCTGCTGCACCGGGCCATGGAACACGCCCTGGCGGGCGCCGGCGCACCGCGTGGGAGCATGCAATGA
- a CDS encoding (2Fe-2S)-binding protein, producing MNQDKNALHAIVLHVNGSERRAIVESRTTLADCLRNELGLTGTHLGCEHGVCGACTVLLDGHSARSCLMLARQAERHDVQTVEALEQQGRLNTLQQAFQDLHGLQCGFCTPGILMTLTELLRDQPDADEAAVRDALSGHLCRCTGYQNIVAAAMEALRRQRGKAA from the coding sequence ATGAACCAAGACAAGAATGCGCTGCACGCCATCGTGCTTCACGTCAACGGGTCCGAAAGGCGTGCCATCGTCGAGTCGCGCACGACCCTGGCGGACTGCCTGCGCAACGAACTGGGCCTGACGGGCACCCACCTGGGCTGCGAACATGGCGTCTGCGGTGCCTGTACGGTTCTGCTGGACGGACATAGCGCGCGCAGTTGCCTGATGCTCGCACGGCAGGCGGAACGCCACGACGTACAGACGGTCGAGGCTCTGGAACAGCAAGGCCGCCTCAATACCCTGCAGCAGGCCTTCCAGGACCTGCACGGCCTGCAATGCGGCTTTTGTACACCGGGCATCCTCATGACGCTGACGGAACTGCTGCGCGACCAGCCGGACGCCGACGAAGCGGCGGTCCGCGACGCGCTGTCGGGCCATTTGTGCCGCTGCACGGGATACCAGAACATTGTCGCGGCGGCCATGGAAGCCCTGCGCCGCCAACGAGGTAAGGCAGCATGA